Proteins encoded within one genomic window of Aestuariirhabdus haliotis:
- the ptsN gene encoding PTS IIA-like nitrogen regulatory protein PtsN, whose protein sequence is MNLTTLLSPDRSLCAAEGGSKKRVLETLAETIAQGAPEISADNLFNGLIERERLGSTGFGKGIAIPHCRLESCTAPMGALLKLSDGIDFDAMDGNPVDLIFALVVPNEATNEHLAILQELAGRLDNASYRNNLRHAKDGSELYTIAIAPID, encoded by the coding sequence ATGAACCTGACAACCCTCCTAAGCCCCGACCGCAGCCTTTGTGCTGCGGAAGGCGGCAGCAAAAAACGCGTACTCGAAACCCTGGCGGAAACCATTGCCCAGGGCGCTCCGGAAATCTCGGCGGATAATCTTTTTAATGGCTTGATCGAGCGTGAACGACTCGGCAGCACCGGTTTTGGCAAGGGTATCGCCATACCCCACTGCCGACTCGAATCCTGCACCGCACCCATGGGAGCCCTATTAAAACTCTCCGATGGCATCGATTTTGATGCTATGGATGGCAATCCGGTGGATCTTATTTTCGCCCTTGTGGTACCCAACGAAGCTACCAACGAACATTTGGCTATCCTGCAAGAACTGGCGGGACGGCTGGACAATGCCAGCTATCGTAACAATCTTCGCCACGCAAAAGATGGCAGCGAACTCTACACCATCGCTATCGCGCCGATTGACTGA
- the tldD gene encoding metalloprotease TldD encodes MTDILETAKQSLLLPAGLSENNLQQVLDSMLGRTLDAADLYFQSSRQESWVLDDGIVREGNFNVDSGVGVRAISGEKAGFAYSNEIILPALQQAAGAARSIAAQGQQRQVSAWQRSSSLALYQPANPLDSMSQQDKVDLLKRLDAEARALDSRIKQVTVGLSGLFETILVMDTDGTLAADVRPLVRLNVSVIAEHEGRRERGSSGGGGRCSYEHFLQDDRASGYAREAVRQALVNLEAIPAPAGAMPVVLGPGWSGVLLHEAVGHGLEGDFNRKGSSAYAGRIGERVASELCTIVDDGTLAGRRGSLNMDDEGTVTECTTLIENGILKGYMQDKMNARLSGERSTGNGRRESYSHLPMPRMTNTYMLAGETDPEEIIASVERGIYTANLGGGQVDITSGKFVFSTSEAYLIEKGKITAPVKGATLIGNGPEAMNLVSMVGTDLELDTGIGVCGKEGQSVPVGVGQPTLKIDELTVGGTG; translated from the coding sequence ATGACCGATATTCTGGAAACTGCGAAGCAAAGCTTGCTGCTGCCGGCGGGGCTGTCTGAGAATAATCTGCAACAGGTTCTCGATAGCATGCTGGGTCGCACCCTGGATGCTGCTGACCTCTATTTCCAGAGTTCTCGACAGGAATCCTGGGTGTTGGATGATGGCATCGTGCGCGAGGGTAATTTTAATGTCGATAGTGGCGTTGGAGTGCGCGCCATCAGCGGAGAAAAAGCCGGTTTTGCCTACTCGAATGAGATTATCTTACCCGCCCTGCAGCAAGCTGCCGGTGCGGCTCGTAGTATTGCCGCCCAGGGCCAGCAACGCCAGGTATCAGCATGGCAGCGTAGTTCGTCTTTAGCGCTTTACCAGCCAGCCAATCCACTGGATTCGATGTCCCAGCAGGACAAAGTAGATCTTTTAAAACGCCTGGATGCCGAAGCTCGGGCGCTGGATTCCAGAATCAAACAGGTGACGGTTGGGCTGTCCGGTTTGTTTGAAACCATCCTGGTTATGGACACCGATGGTACCCTGGCAGCCGATGTACGGCCGTTGGTGCGTCTTAACGTTAGTGTTATTGCAGAGCATGAAGGGCGCCGGGAGCGAGGTTCAAGTGGCGGCGGTGGGCGTTGCAGTTATGAGCATTTTTTACAGGATGATCGAGCCTCGGGCTATGCTCGAGAAGCAGTGCGACAGGCGTTGGTGAATCTGGAAGCCATTCCTGCCCCCGCCGGTGCCATGCCGGTGGTGCTTGGCCCAGGTTGGTCAGGGGTCTTATTGCATGAAGCAGTTGGCCATGGTCTGGAGGGTGATTTTAATCGCAAGGGCAGCTCTGCATACGCGGGCAGAATTGGGGAGCGTGTCGCTTCTGAACTCTGCACTATAGTGGATGATGGCACTCTGGCAGGGCGTCGAGGCTCTCTCAATATGGATGATGAAGGGACTGTCACCGAATGTACCACGTTGATCGAGAATGGCATTCTTAAAGGGTATATGCAGGATAAGATGAATGCCCGCTTAAGCGGTGAGCGCTCGACGGGAAATGGCCGCCGTGAGTCCTATTCACACTTACCAATGCCCAGAATGACCAACACCTATATGCTGGCTGGTGAAACGGATCCAGAAGAGATTATTGCATCTGTTGAGCGGGGGATTTACACCGCCAATCTGGGCGGTGGCCAGGTTGATATAACCTCAGGGAAGTTTGTTTTTTCGACCAGCGAGGCTTACTTGATTGAAAAAGGCAAGATCACGGCGCCGGTGAAAGGGGCTACCCTGATTGGTAATGGCCCTGAAGCGATGAATCTGGTCAGCATGGTCGGCACCGACCTTGAGCTGGATACCGGTATCGGTGTGTGCGGAAAAGAGGGGCAATCAGTTCCCGTTGGGGTTGGCCAGCCTACCCTGAAGATCGATGAGCTCACGGTAGGCGGTACGGGCTGA
- a CDS encoding RNA polymerase factor sigma-54: MKPSLVLKMGQQLTMTPQLQQAIKLLQLSTLDLQQEIQQALESNPMLEAEDGLEEPSSKQDEARDGTEFDIKAESTALNEGEQRQQEQQSSESANNENEVLSDDWQDNIPNDLPVDSAWDDVYQSSLPASSAPSDNDDYNPAARASTVDSLQSHLEWQLNLTPMSDTDRAIAITIIDALEEDGYLGCSCEELLDSIDADLEIELDEIEAVLRRIQQFDPVGVASRSLSECLLIQLAQLPSDTPHLKPAALVVEKHIHLLGNHDYAQLMRKARLKEPELKAAIELIQTLNPKPGASIESSEPEYVIPDVTVRKVNERWIVELNSDAMPRVRINSGYASLVKRADNSADNTYLKNHLQEARWFLKSLQSRNETLMKVATQIVEHQRGFLDYGEEAMKPLVLHDIAEAVSMHESTISRVTTQKYMHTPRGIFELKYFFSSHVSTASGGECSSTAIRAIIKKLVAAENPKKPLSDSKIAGLLAEQGIQVARRTIAKYRESLSIPPSNERKRLV; encoded by the coding sequence ATGAAACCATCCCTAGTCCTGAAAATGGGCCAGCAGCTGACGATGACGCCTCAGCTGCAACAAGCCATAAAACTTCTGCAGCTCTCTACCCTGGATCTTCAACAGGAGATTCAGCAAGCCCTCGAATCTAACCCTATGCTCGAGGCCGAAGACGGCCTGGAAGAACCCAGCTCAAAGCAAGATGAAGCCCGTGACGGTACGGAATTCGATATTAAAGCCGAATCAACCGCTCTCAATGAAGGTGAGCAACGCCAGCAGGAACAACAGAGCAGCGAGAGCGCCAATAACGAGAACGAGGTTCTTTCCGACGACTGGCAGGACAACATCCCCAATGATCTGCCAGTAGATTCTGCCTGGGACGATGTCTATCAATCGAGCTTACCTGCTTCTTCAGCCCCATCGGACAACGATGACTACAATCCAGCGGCGCGTGCCAGCACGGTGGATTCACTGCAATCCCATCTCGAATGGCAGCTTAACCTGACTCCAATGAGCGATACCGATCGTGCCATTGCGATCACTATCATCGACGCTCTTGAAGAGGATGGTTACCTTGGCTGCAGCTGCGAGGAGCTGCTCGACAGCATCGATGCCGATCTGGAGATTGAGCTTGATGAGATCGAAGCCGTACTTCGCCGGATACAGCAGTTCGATCCTGTAGGGGTCGCTTCGCGCTCCCTGAGCGAATGTCTGCTGATCCAGCTGGCCCAACTTCCGAGCGACACTCCCCACCTGAAACCGGCCGCTCTGGTGGTTGAAAAACATATCCACCTTTTGGGCAACCATGACTATGCTCAACTGATGCGCAAAGCACGCCTCAAAGAACCCGAACTCAAAGCGGCAATCGAGCTGATCCAGACCCTGAACCCCAAGCCTGGAGCCAGTATCGAAAGCAGCGAGCCCGAATATGTCATTCCCGATGTAACGGTCAGAAAGGTCAACGAGCGCTGGATTGTTGAACTCAACTCGGATGCCATGCCCCGTGTACGGATTAACTCGGGCTACGCCTCCCTCGTCAAGCGAGCCGATAACAGCGCCGACAACACCTACTTGAAAAACCACCTGCAGGAAGCCCGCTGGTTCCTTAAAAGCCTGCAAAGTCGCAATGAGACCCTGATGAAAGTCGCCACCCAGATTGTCGAACACCAACGCGGCTTTCTGGATTATGGCGAAGAAGCCATGAAACCGTTGGTTCTGCATGATATTGCGGAAGCCGTCAGCATGCATGAATCGACCATATCCCGGGTCACAACGCAAAAATACATGCACACCCCAAGGGGCATCTTTGAGCTGAAGTATTTCTTCTCCAGCCATGTCAGCACGGCCAGTGGTGGGGAATGCTCCTCCACCGCCATTCGTGCGATTATCAAGAAACTGGTTGCCGCCGAGAACCCAAAAAAACCATTGAGCGATAGTAAAATAGCCGGTCTGCTTGCCGAGCAAGGAATTCAGGTAGCCCGCCGCACCATCGCCAAGTATCGAGAATCCCTGTCCATTCCTCCATCAAACGAAAGAAAACGTCTGGTATAG
- the lptC gene encoding LPS export ABC transporter periplasmic protein LptC: MIRAVLVTLLCGVLFAYAGLYLYENTPLRQTLAPPNIDPRERQEVDFYLDNAQVTRFNELGKPDHRLKAERVNHFPHNDTTMIREPRVILIRDMGERLISARSGKLLPGNEDLELWDDVSMTMLSREGLETGRLDTDFITLYSEQQLAETNRPVVITSPEGITHAVGMKAHLNQDRVQLQSNVRGIYEHH; the protein is encoded by the coding sequence ATGATTAGAGCTGTCCTGGTTACGTTGTTATGTGGAGTGTTATTTGCCTACGCCGGCTTGTATCTTTACGAGAACACACCACTTCGCCAGACACTCGCACCGCCCAATATCGACCCTCGTGAGCGCCAGGAAGTGGACTTCTACCTGGATAATGCCCAGGTGACCCGATTTAACGAACTGGGTAAACCCGATCATCGCCTCAAAGCTGAACGAGTAAACCACTTCCCCCACAACGATACGACCATGATTCGTGAACCCCGTGTTATTTTGATACGCGACATGGGTGAACGCCTCATCAGTGCGCGCTCGGGAAAACTGTTACCTGGCAACGAAGACCTGGAACTCTGGGACGATGTCAGCATGACCATGCTATCCAGAGAAGGCCTGGAAACAGGCCGCCTTGATACCGATTTCATCACTCTATATTCTGAACAACAACTGGCCGAAACCAATCGACCGGTCGTTATTACCTCTCCCGAAGGGATCACTCATGCTGTGGGAATGAAGGCCCACCTCAACCAGGACCGCGTTCAATTACAATCGAACGTCAGAGGCATCTATGAGCACCACTAA
- a CDS encoding HPr family phosphocarrier protein has protein sequence MIDTRITIINKLGLHARAASKFVTTASAYGSAIEVGHDGKMVDGKSIMSVMLLAASQGTELILRIDGDDEERALEAITELVNDFFGEGE, from the coding sequence ATGATCGACACCAGGATAACTATTATCAATAAACTCGGTCTGCATGCACGGGCCGCCTCCAAGTTTGTTACCACCGCTTCCGCTTATGGCAGCGCCATCGAGGTAGGCCACGACGGCAAGATGGTTGACGGCAAGAGTATTATGTCAGTGATGCTACTGGCGGCGAGCCAGGGCACCGAACTTATTCTGCGGATTGACGGTGACGACGAAGAGCGGGCTCTGGAAGCCATTACCGAACTGGTTAACGACTTCTTCGGGGAGGGCGAATAG
- the yjgA gene encoding ribosome biogenesis factor YjgA: MSSDHQNDSLDFDDEDYKSKTQVKQEMHELQALGMRLLELKPDVMAALPISERLRRALEETRRIKSHNALKRHRQFIGKLMRDEEIESLQQAVDRQDTSSAEYNRIFHQLERWRERLINESDAALQEYLQAYPTADIQYLRQLIRNSRKELEQQKPPASSRKLFRYLREQSELAE; the protein is encoded by the coding sequence ATGAGCTCAGACCACCAAAATGACTCGCTCGATTTCGACGACGAAGATTACAAAAGCAAAACCCAGGTTAAACAGGAGATGCATGAACTGCAGGCCCTAGGTATGCGTCTACTGGAATTGAAACCTGATGTGATGGCAGCCTTGCCAATCAGCGAACGTTTGCGCCGAGCGCTGGAAGAAACCCGACGAATAAAAAGCCATAACGCCCTCAAACGGCACCGCCAGTTTATCGGCAAACTCATGCGCGACGAGGAGATCGAGTCCCTGCAACAGGCAGTCGACCGGCAGGATACCAGTAGCGCGGAGTACAACCGGATTTTTCACCAGTTGGAACGCTGGCGCGAGCGCCTGATAAATGAAAGCGATGCGGCCCTGCAAGAGTATTTACAAGCCTATCCCACTGCCGATATTCAATACCTGCGCCAGCTTATAAGGAACTCTCGCAAGGAACTGGAACAACAAAAACCACCGGCCAGTAGCCGCAAGCTGTTTCGTTACCTGAGAGAGCAATCAGAACTCGCAGAATAA
- the pmbA gene encoding metalloprotease PmbA, with protein MTPTPVNTPLDLRQEQHRLQQLVQDILKEARKQGASGAEVGVSLDSGLTTNVRMGEVDTVEFNRDQGFGITLYYGQRKGSASTSDSSQQAIVDTVTAASNIARYTSEDPYAGLADADMMASELPDLDLFYPWDVEVDQAVEIATRCEQSGLEVSDQITNSEGASLSSHQSCRVYGNSHGFMGGYLASRQSLSCVLIAGERDRMQRDYWYSLARKQENLEDPEAIGRRAADRTLRRLDPRKPKTEQVPVLFAAEIAGGLLSHLLGAISGSSLYRQASFLLGHLDKPLFPEFVRIYEEPLLRGGMASASFDNDGLATYAKDFVRDGVLCSYLLGVYSARKLGMTSTANAGGAHNLRISDSGLGAGELLQKMDRGLLVTELMGQGVNLVTGDYSRGASGFWVENGIIQYPVSEITIAGNLKDMFANLVAVGNDVDRRGNVQSGSILLEGMTVGGD; from the coding sequence ATGACCCCAACCCCGGTTAATACCCCTTTGGACCTGCGCCAGGAGCAGCATCGACTGCAACAATTGGTGCAAGATATTCTTAAGGAGGCTCGCAAGCAGGGTGCCAGTGGCGCGGAAGTCGGGGTAAGCCTGGATAGCGGTTTGACCACGAATGTGCGTATGGGTGAAGTCGATACGGTTGAGTTTAATCGAGACCAGGGGTTTGGCATCACGCTTTATTATGGACAGCGCAAGGGTTCAGCCAGTACGTCGGACAGCAGCCAGCAGGCGATCGTGGATACGGTAACGGCGGCCAGCAATATCGCTCGCTACACCTCCGAGGACCCGTATGCCGGTCTGGCTGATGCCGATATGATGGCGTCGGAACTGCCTGATCTCGATCTGTTTTATCCCTGGGACGTCGAGGTGGATCAGGCGGTTGAGATTGCTACTCGCTGCGAGCAGTCCGGATTGGAGGTTTCAGACCAGATTACTAATTCCGAGGGGGCCAGCCTGTCCAGCCATCAGAGTTGCCGGGTCTATGGTAACAGTCATGGTTTTATGGGTGGCTATCTGGCGTCGAGACAAAGCCTTAGCTGTGTGTTGATTGCCGGTGAACGCGATCGCATGCAGCGAGACTACTGGTATAGCCTGGCGCGCAAGCAGGAGAATCTGGAAGACCCTGAAGCCATTGGTCGACGTGCGGCTGACAGAACGCTTCGACGCCTGGACCCGCGAAAGCCTAAGACGGAACAGGTGCCGGTGCTGTTTGCCGCCGAAATCGCCGGAGGGTTGCTGTCGCATCTGTTGGGTGCGATCAGTGGTTCCAGTTTGTATCGACAGGCCAGTTTCCTGCTGGGGCATCTGGATAAGCCCCTGTTTCCCGAGTTTGTGCGTATCTACGAGGAGCCTCTGTTGCGCGGAGGTATGGCAAGTGCCTCATTCGATAACGATGGTCTGGCGACCTATGCCAAGGACTTTGTTCGTGATGGCGTTCTGTGCAGCTACCTGCTTGGCGTCTACTCGGCGCGTAAGCTCGGTATGACATCGACCGCCAATGCCGGTGGGGCACATAACCTGCGTATCAGTGACAGTGGTCTGGGGGCCGGTGAGCTCTTGCAGAAAATGGATCGAGGGCTACTGGTCACTGAGCTTATGGGGCAAGGGGTGAATCTGGTCACGGGTGATTATTCAAGAGGTGCCAGTGGTTTCTGGGTCGAGAATGGCATCATCCAGTATCCCGTGTCTGAAATTACCATCGCTGGTAATTTGAAAGATATGTTCGCCAATCTGGTTGCGGTTGGAAACGACGTTGATCGGCGGGGTAATGTACAGTCAGGCTCAATTTTGCTGGAAGGTATGACGGTTGGTGGGGATTAG
- the hpf gene encoding ribosome hibernation-promoting factor, HPF/YfiA family, whose amino-acid sequence MQINISGHHVDVTEALREYVATKVDRLERHFDTITSVNVTLSIEKEGQKAEANLHVRGADIHATAVHDDMYAAIDMLADKLDRQLMKHKEKNLSR is encoded by the coding sequence ATGCAAATCAACATCAGTGGACATCATGTCGATGTAACAGAAGCTTTGCGTGAGTATGTAGCAACCAAGGTTGACCGTCTGGAAAGACATTTCGACACCATCACCAGCGTCAACGTCACCCTGAGCATAGAAAAAGAAGGGCAAAAAGCAGAGGCCAACCTCCATGTTCGCGGTGCTGACATCCACGCCACTGCTGTCCATGACGATATGTATGCCGCCATCGACATGCTGGCCGACAAACTGGATCGTCAGCTGATGAAACACAAGGAAAAGAACCTCTCTCGTTAA
- a CDS encoding KdsC family phosphatase: protein MFSQYEEKAKQVRLAVFDVDGVLTNGQLLFSENGEELKAFSTLDGQGIKMLQRAGIETAIITGRTSQLVARRAKNLGISHLVQGREDKLIALKELLPSLQLELHQVAYLGDDLPDLAAIRHVALGAAVANAHSFVKQHAIAVTQSSGGQGAAREFCDALLAAQGKLQSALDSYL, encoded by the coding sequence ATGTTCAGTCAGTACGAAGAAAAAGCCAAACAGGTTCGTCTGGCTGTTTTTGATGTCGATGGCGTACTCACCAACGGCCAACTGTTGTTCAGCGAAAACGGCGAGGAGCTCAAAGCGTTCTCCACCCTCGATGGGCAGGGAATCAAGATGCTGCAACGCGCCGGTATTGAAACGGCTATTATCACCGGCCGCACCTCGCAACTGGTTGCCCGGCGCGCAAAAAACCTGGGCATCTCACACCTGGTTCAGGGTCGCGAAGACAAACTGATCGCCCTGAAAGAACTTCTGCCCAGCCTTCAGCTGGAGCTGCATCAGGTGGCGTACCTGGGCGACGATCTGCCCGACCTCGCGGCCATCCGTCACGTAGCCCTGGGCGCCGCCGTGGCCAATGCCCACAGCTTTGTAAAGCAACACGCCATCGCCGTGACCCAATCCTCAGGTGGTCAGGGCGCAGCCCGTGAATTTTGCGACGCCCTGCTTGCCGCTCAGGGTAAGTTACAAAGTGCCCTCGATAGTTACCTGTGA
- a CDS encoding EthD domain-containing protein: MIKQVMCFRRKAGVSDIELRNYWNNEFDQFIRDAGNTLNCCRAAKSLTLQVEENDKLQQRQHFEAPYDGVVEFWFEKPREAFEITSSDQWIQLITELKQNPHFLLDTSRSTSFYVDESIIIDSE, translated from the coding sequence TTGATCAAGCAAGTAATGTGCTTCCGGCGCAAGGCAGGCGTCAGTGATATAGAACTCCGGAACTACTGGAACAATGAATTCGACCAATTTATCCGTGATGCTGGCAATACCTTAAACTGTTGCCGCGCCGCCAAAAGCCTGACCCTGCAAGTTGAAGAAAACGACAAACTGCAGCAGCGACAACACTTCGAAGCCCCCTATGATGGTGTCGTCGAATTCTGGTTTGAAAAACCCCGCGAAGCGTTCGAAATCACTTCCAGCGATCAGTGGATTCAATTGATCACCGAGCTGAAGCAGAACCCGCATTTCCTTCTTGATACTTCACGGTCGACTTCTTTTTATGTCGATGAGAGCATTATCATCGATTCGGAATAA
- the rapZ gene encoding RNase adapter RapZ, with the protein MRLVIISGRSGSGKSSALHVLEDQGFYCVDNMPAGLLGSLAAEISGEAELRNAAVSIDARNMHADLKRFPEILSQLSESGVNCEVIYLDAEPATLLKRFSETRRRHPLSNDQCSLEEAILAESELLAPLKDEAKLTLDTSSLSLHELRDLIRTRVAQRNNDSLALLFQSFGFKRGIPIDADYVFDVRCLPNPYWVPHLRGFSGLEEPVQTFLADQPEVQGMLSDIGDFVDRWLPAFEAGNRSYLTVAIGCTGGHHRSVYLSEQLANSFSDKIKNVQVRHRELHTTQK; encoded by the coding sequence ATGCGACTAGTCATAATCAGTGGACGATCAGGCTCAGGAAAAAGTAGTGCGTTACACGTACTGGAAGACCAGGGTTTTTACTGCGTCGATAATATGCCGGCTGGACTTCTGGGCTCTCTGGCCGCAGAAATCTCAGGGGAAGCAGAACTGCGTAATGCGGCGGTGAGTATCGATGCTCGTAATATGCATGCCGACCTCAAACGTTTCCCGGAAATCCTCAGCCAACTGAGCGAAAGCGGTGTTAACTGTGAGGTCATCTACCTGGATGCCGAACCCGCGACCCTCTTGAAGCGATTCAGTGAAACCCGCCGCCGGCACCCACTCTCCAACGATCAATGTTCATTAGAAGAAGCAATACTGGCCGAAAGTGAACTCTTGGCTCCGCTCAAAGACGAAGCCAAACTGACTCTGGATACCAGCTCCCTGTCGCTTCACGAACTGCGTGACCTGATTCGCACGCGCGTAGCCCAACGTAACAACGATAGCCTGGCGTTGCTGTTTCAGTCCTTCGGCTTCAAACGCGGCATCCCAATTGATGCCGATTACGTATTTGATGTACGCTGCTTACCCAACCCCTATTGGGTTCCTCATCTCAGGGGGTTTAGCGGGTTGGAAGAACCCGTACAGACCTTTTTGGCCGATCAACCTGAAGTACAGGGAATGCTGTCCGATATAGGTGACTTTGTCGATCGCTGGCTGCCCGCTTTCGAGGCAGGCAACCGAAGCTATCTGACGGTTGCCATCGGTTGTACCGGCGGACACCATCGCTCGGTATATCTCAGTGAGCAGCTGGCCAACAGCTTTAGCGACAAAATCAAGAATGTTCAGGTTCGTCACCGCGAGCTTCACACCACACAAAAATAA
- the lptA gene encoding lipopolysaccharide transport periplasmic protein LptA: protein MSTTKPLLVLLFSTLLASTGAQALPEDQEQPIRIKADKADIDEGAGRAIYTGSVTMDQGSIHITGDKVTIYTKAGAVTRMVAEGTPAHYQEKPAVDKEIIKAYGNTIDYAIAKDKVKLIKNAKLFQEGNSFTGDVIHYNMKTQAVNAQGATSRTGKNRVEMVIQPKSKQ from the coding sequence ATGAGCACCACTAAACCCTTACTTGTTCTCTTATTCTCTACCCTTCTGGCCAGCACGGGCGCACAAGCCCTGCCAGAAGACCAGGAACAACCGATTCGCATTAAAGCGGACAAGGCCGATATCGACGAAGGAGCCGGACGAGCCATCTACACAGGCAGTGTCACCATGGACCAGGGCTCGATTCATATTACCGGCGATAAAGTCACCATCTACACCAAGGCGGGTGCGGTGACTCGCATGGTAGCGGAAGGCACACCAGCTCATTACCAGGAAAAACCGGCTGTCGATAAAGAGATTATCAAGGCCTATGGCAATACCATCGATTACGCCATCGCCAAAGACAAAGTCAAGCTGATCAAGAACGCCAAACTGTTTCAGGAGGGCAACTCCTTTACCGGCGATGTCATTCATTACAATATGAAAACCCAGGCGGTCAACGCCCAGGGTGCCACCAGTCGCACCGGAAAGAACCGTGTCGAGATGGTCATTCAACCCAAGAGCAAGCAGTAA
- the lptB gene encoding LPS export ABC transporter ATP-binding protein, producing MATLKALHLAKSYRGRHVVEDISISINSNQIVGLLGPNGAGKTTSFYMIVGLVQSDNGQILMDGEDITRLPMHGRARKGIGYLTQEASIFRKLTVTENILSILETRKDLNRKQRLAKLEELLNEFHISHLRDSKGISLSGGERRRVEIARALATEPAFILLDEPFAGVDPISVNDIKDVVRHLRDKGIGVLITDHNVRETLDICELAYIVSEGKIIAEGDAQAILSNQKVKDVYLGHQFRI from the coding sequence ATGGCAACCCTGAAAGCACTTCACCTGGCAAAGAGTTATCGTGGCCGGCACGTCGTCGAAGACATTTCGATCAGCATCAACAGCAATCAGATTGTAGGGTTGCTGGGACCCAATGGCGCCGGCAAGACGACCAGCTTTTATATGATTGTTGGCCTGGTTCAGTCGGACAACGGCCAAATCCTGATGGACGGCGAAGATATCACGCGTCTGCCCATGCACGGTCGGGCCCGCAAAGGCATAGGTTACCTGACTCAGGAAGCCTCAATCTTCCGCAAGCTGACTGTCACCGAAAATATTCTGTCGATCTTAGAAACCCGCAAGGACCTCAATCGCAAGCAACGCCTGGCCAAACTGGAGGAGTTGCTCAACGAGTTTCATATCTCTCACCTTCGAGATAGCAAAGGCATCAGTCTGTCCGGTGGTGAACGACGCCGGGTCGAAATTGCTCGGGCACTGGCGACTGAACCCGCTTTTATTTTGCTCGACGAACCCTTTGCCGGGGTAGATCCTATCTCTGTCAATGACATCAAGGATGTCGTCCGTCATTTACGTGACAAAGGTATCGGGGTTCTGATTACCGACCATAACGTGCGCGAAACCCTCGATATCTGCGAGCTCGCCTACATTGTCAGCGAAGGCAAAATCATTGCAGAGGGCGATGCCCAAGCCATTCTGAGTAACCAAAAGGTGAAAGACGTTTATCTCGGACACCAGTTTCGAATATAG